The proteins below are encoded in one region of Pseudomonas sp. SCB32:
- a CDS encoding bifunctional 4-hydroxy-2-oxoglutarate aldolase/2-dehydro-3-deoxy-phosphogluconate aldolase, whose protein sequence is MSEQHIQQIDALAQRARILPVITIDREADILPMADALAAGGITVLEVTLRTSLGLTAIRQLSEQRPELIVGAGTVLDPETFRQAEEAGAQFIVTPGCTDELLQYAVTRPVPLLPGVATASEIMAAYRYGLRRFKLFPAKVCGGVEALKAFGGPFPEVRFCPTGGVGPDNLNDYYRLANVMCVGGSWMLPKAAIDSGDWATVERLSREALELLDTH, encoded by the coding sequence ATGTCTGAACAACACATCCAGCAGATCGATGCCCTGGCGCAGCGCGCGCGCATCCTGCCGGTGATCACCATCGACCGCGAGGCGGACATCCTGCCCATGGCGGATGCCCTCGCTGCCGGAGGGATCACTGTCCTGGAGGTGACGTTGCGGACGTCGCTGGGCCTCACTGCCATTCGCCAACTGAGCGAGCAGCGCCCGGAGCTGATCGTCGGCGCCGGCACCGTGCTCGACCCGGAAACCTTCCGCCAGGCGGAAGAGGCGGGGGCGCAGTTCATCGTCACTCCGGGCTGCACTGACGAGCTGCTGCAATACGCCGTGACCCGCCCGGTACCGCTGCTGCCGGGCGTGGCCACCGCCTCGGAGATCATGGCGGCGTACCGTTACGGCTTGCGCCGCTTCAAGCTGTTCCCGGCGAAGGTCTGCGGCGGCGTGGAGGCACTCAAGGCCTTCGGCGGGCCGTTCCCGGAGGTGCGTTTCTGCCCCACCGGCGGCGTCGGTCCGGACAACCTGAATGATTACTACCGGCTGGCCAACGTGATGTGCGTGGGCGGCAGCTGGATGCTGCCCAAGGCTGCCATCGACAGCGGCGACTGGGCCACGGTCGAACGCCTGAGCCGCGAGGCGCTGGAGTTACTGGATACACACTGA
- the pgl gene encoding 6-phosphogluconolactonase: MAISEPRLAEGMAWKTWNNAAEQANGLAVAVADGLRTALAERGRALLVVSGGRSPIAFLEALSGAELDWSKVSVSLADERWVPESHPDSNAGLLRRHLLQGAAAKAHFISLYQPAVSLEEAADKTDRFLHELHLPIDVLVLGMGDDGHTASLFPGSAGLAEALDPASTRRCLPMWAPSVPHQRLTLTRAMLQGARVQLLAIQGEAKLATLSRALSDNDDQRMPINAFLRAPLSIHWCP, translated from the coding sequence ATGGCGATCTCTGAACCGAGACTGGCTGAAGGCATGGCCTGGAAAACCTGGAACAACGCCGCTGAACAGGCGAATGGACTGGCCGTTGCCGTGGCCGATGGATTGCGTACCGCGCTGGCCGAGCGTGGCCGGGCGTTGCTGGTGGTGTCCGGCGGGCGTAGTCCGATTGCTTTCCTCGAAGCGCTGAGCGGCGCCGAGCTGGACTGGTCGAAGGTCTCCGTGAGCCTGGCCGACGAGCGCTGGGTGCCTGAGTCGCATCCGGACAGCAATGCCGGCCTGTTGCGCCGTCATCTGCTCCAGGGGGCAGCAGCGAAGGCGCATTTCATCAGCCTGTACCAGCCGGCGGTCTCGCTGGAAGAGGCGGCGGACAAGACCGACCGTTTCCTGCATGAGCTGCACCTGCCCATCGACGTGCTGGTGCTGGGCATGGGCGACGACGGCCATACCGCCTCGCTGTTCCCTGGCAGCGCTGGCCTGGCCGAAGCGCTCGATCCGGCGAGCACGCGCCGTTGCCTGCCGATGTGGGCGCCGAGCGTGCCGCATCAGCGCCTCACCCTGACCCGCGCCATGCTGCAGGGGGCGCGCGTGCAACTGCTGGCCATCCAGGGCGAAGCCAAGCTGGCCACCCTGAGCCGGGCGCTCAGTGACAACGACGACCAGCGCATGCCGATCAACGCGTTCCTGCGCGCACCTCTTTCGATCCATTGGTGCCCTTGA
- the zwf gene encoding glucose-6-phosphate dehydrogenase, with protein sequence MSEVRVLPCTLALFGALGDLALRKLLPALYQLDREELLHGDTRILTLARDEGASQSPLALIEQRLRQAVPANEWDESVWTRFHARLTHLSMDFLDAGSYVTLAEKVGDAQTLVAYFATAASVFGSICENLAAVGLDERTRVVLEKPIGHDLESSRAVNDAVARFFPENRIYRIDHYLGKETVQNLIALRFANSLFETQWNQNHISHVEISVAEQVGIEGRWGYFDKAGQLRDMVQNHLLQLLCLIAMDPPAQLTADSIRDEKVKVLRALEPIAPEQLATRVVRGQYTAGFIDGKAVPGYLAEENANPNSDAETFVALRVDIRNWRWSGVPFYLRTGKRMPQKLSQIVIHFKEPPHYIFAPEQRSLISNRLIIRLQPDEGIALQVMTKDQGLGKGMQLRTGPLQLNFSETFQTARTPDAYERLLLEVTQGNQNLFVRKDEIEAAWKWCDGLIEGWGRLGEEPKPYPAGSWGPQAAVALVARDGRDWYGDL encoded by the coding sequence ATGTCTGAAGTCCGCGTTCTTCCCTGCACCCTGGCGCTGTTCGGCGCCCTGGGTGATCTCGCCCTGCGCAAGCTGCTTCCAGCGCTGTACCAGCTGGATCGTGAAGAGCTGTTGCATGGCGATACCCGTATTCTCACCCTGGCCCGCGACGAGGGTGCCAGCCAGTCGCCCCTGGCCCTGATCGAGCAGCGCCTGCGCCAGGCGGTGCCGGCGAATGAGTGGGACGAGTCGGTATGGACACGCTTCCATGCGCGGCTGACTCACTTGAGCATGGATTTCCTCGACGCCGGCTCCTACGTGACCTTGGCCGAAAAGGTCGGCGACGCGCAGACGCTGGTGGCTTACTTCGCCACCGCCGCCTCGGTATTCGGCAGTATCTGCGAGAACCTCGCCGCCGTCGGCCTCGACGAGCGCACCCGCGTGGTGCTGGAGAAGCCCATCGGTCACGACCTGGAGTCCTCCCGCGCAGTGAACGACGCGGTGGCGCGGTTCTTCCCGGAAAACCGCATCTACCGGATCGACCACTACCTGGGCAAGGAGACGGTGCAGAACCTCATCGCGCTGCGCTTCGCCAACAGCCTGTTCGAGACCCAGTGGAACCAGAACCACATCTCCCACGTGGAAATCAGCGTGGCCGAGCAGGTCGGCATCGAAGGCCGCTGGGGCTACTTCGACAAGGCCGGCCAGCTGCGCGACATGGTGCAGAACCACCTGCTGCAGCTGCTTTGCCTGATCGCCATGGACCCACCGGCACAGTTGACCGCCGACAGCATCCGCGACGAGAAGGTGAAGGTGCTGCGTGCACTGGAGCCCATTGCGCCGGAGCAACTGGCCACTCGCGTGGTGCGCGGGCAGTACACCGCCGGCTTCATCGACGGCAAGGCGGTGCCCGGCTACCTCGCCGAGGAAAACGCCAACCCCAACAGCGATGCGGAGACCTTCGTCGCGCTGCGCGTGGACATTCGCAACTGGCGCTGGTCCGGCGTGCCGTTCTACTTGCGTACCGGCAAGCGCATGCCGCAGAAGCTGTCGCAGATCGTCATCCACTTCAAGGAACCGCCGCACTACATCTTTGCCCCGGAGCAGCGCTCGCTGATCAGCAACCGCCTGATCATCCGCCTGCAGCCGGACGAGGGGATTGCCCTGCAGGTGATGACCAAGGACCAGGGGCTGGGCAAGGGCATGCAACTGCGCACCGGCCCGCTGCAACTGAATTTCTCCGAGACCTTCCAGACCGCCCGTACCCCGGATGCCTATGAGCGACTGCTGCTGGAGGTTACGCAAGGCAACCAGAACCTGTTCGTCCGCAAGGATGAGATCGAGGCCGCCTGGAAATGGTGTGACGGCCTGATCGAGGGCTGGGGGCGCCTGGGCGAAGAGCCCAAGCCCTACCCGGCGGGGAGCTGGGGGCCGCAGGCCGCCGTTGCCCTGGTCGCGCGCGATGGGAGGGACTGGTATGGCGATCTCTGA
- a CDS encoding MurR/RpiR family transcriptional regulator produces the protein MKNLLEQIQSRLEQLNKAERKVAEVILRDPQQATRFSIAALAQASSVSEPTVNRFCRSFGMSGYPELKIQLAQSLASGAAFVAQAVAEDDGPEAYTRKIFSSTIASLDSAYKLLDPKVIDRAVDLLIQARQIHFFGLGASSSVALDAQHKFFRFNLAVSAHSDVLMQRMIASVAHTGDLFVVISYTGRTRELVEVAHLARENGASVLGLTAADSPLARASTLSLDVPLPEDTDIYMPMTSRIIQLTVLDVLATGVTLRRGVDFQPHLRRIKESLVPTRYQLDEED, from the coding sequence ATGAAAAACCTGCTGGAGCAGATCCAGAGCCGTCTGGAACAGCTGAACAAGGCCGAGCGCAAGGTCGCCGAAGTGATACTGCGCGACCCACAGCAGGCCACGCGCTTCAGCATCGCCGCGCTGGCCCAGGCCTCCAGCGTCAGCGAGCCAACGGTGAACCGTTTCTGCCGCTCCTTCGGCATGAGCGGCTATCCGGAGCTGAAGATCCAGCTGGCCCAGAGCCTGGCCAGCGGCGCAGCCTTCGTCGCCCAGGCGGTGGCCGAGGACGACGGCCCCGAGGCCTACACCCGGAAGATCTTCAGCAGCACCATCGCCTCACTGGACAGCGCCTACAAGCTGCTCGACCCGAAAGTGATCGACCGCGCCGTGGACCTGCTGATCCAGGCCCGGCAAATCCACTTCTTCGGTCTTGGCGCCTCGAGTTCGGTGGCGCTGGATGCGCAGCACAAGTTCTTCCGCTTCAACCTGGCGGTGTCGGCCCACAGCGATGTGCTGATGCAGCGGATGATCGCCTCGGTGGCGCATACCGGCGACCTGTTCGTGGTGATTTCCTATACCGGGCGCACCCGCGAGCTGGTTGAAGTCGCGCACCTGGCGCGGGAGAACGGCGCGTCGGTGCTGGGCCTGACCGCCGCCGACTCGCCGCTGGCCCGCGCCAGCACCCTGAGCCTGGACGTTCCGCTTCCGGAAGACACCGACATCTATATGCCGATGACCTCGCGGATCATCCAGCTCACCGTCCTCGACGTGCTCGCCACCGGCGTGACCCTGCGCCGCGGCGTGGACTTCCAGCCGCATCTGCGACGGATCAAGGAGAGCCTGGTGCCGACGCGCTACCAGCTCGATGAGGAAGATTGA
- a CDS encoding D-hexose-6-phosphate mutarotase → MVEHPLQRFFHSMRAKRPFDWVRFQRRDLLLIDHPQCQAVFSRQGAQLLHFQPRGARPLLWCSSQWPSLSTAPIRGGIPVCWPWFGSHPVESDWPQHGWARQREWRMLDAWADDSKVVVSWQLDVEDWHVRLEARLGQDLDIELSSYHEDDSDCLFSFALQPYWRVGSLRRSVVHGMELDGKASGLPNTWAPSGAVKQVLYNTGSLVLEDAGWQRRLRIDKNVGAGSVIWHPGSRAVEQVAAAEADRFLCIGAAGYRAGGLILAQGERMLLNLRAGLV, encoded by the coding sequence ATGGTCGAGCACCCGCTGCAGCGCTTTTTTCATTCCATGCGGGCCAAGCGCCCCTTCGACTGGGTGCGCTTCCAGCGTCGCGACCTGCTGCTGATCGACCATCCGCAGTGCCAGGCGGTGTTCAGCCGCCAGGGCGCGCAACTGCTGCACTTCCAGCCACGCGGCGCGCGTCCGCTGCTGTGGTGCTCCAGCCAGTGGCCGAGCCTCAGCACGGCGCCGATCCGTGGCGGCATCCCGGTCTGCTGGCCCTGGTTCGGCAGCCATCCGGTGGAGTCCGACTGGCCCCAGCATGGCTGGGCGCGCCAGCGCGAATGGCGGATGCTCGACGCCTGGGCCGACGACAGCAAGGTGGTGGTCAGCTGGCAGCTGGATGTGGAGGACTGGCACGTGCGCCTGGAGGCGCGCCTGGGCCAGGACCTGGATATCGAACTTTCCAGCTACCACGAGGATGACAGCGACTGCCTGTTCAGTTTCGCCCTGCAGCCATACTGGCGCGTGGGCTCGCTGCGCCGCTCGGTGGTCCATGGCATGGAGCTGGACGGCAAGGCCAGCGGCCTGCCCAACACCTGGGCCCCGAGCGGGGCGGTCAAGCAGGTGCTCTACAACACCGGTTCCCTGGTGCTGGAAGATGCCGGTTGGCAACGTCGCCTGCGCATCGACAAGAATGTCGGTGCCGGCAGCGTCATCTGGCACCCCGGCAGCCGCGCGGTGGAGCAGGTGGCGGCGGCCGAGGCGGATCGTTTCCTGTGCATCGGTGCGGCCGGCTACCGCGCTGGTGGGCTAATCCTTGCGCAAGGCGAGCGGATGTTGCTGAACCTGCGGGCCGGGTTGGTCTGA
- a CDS encoding glucokinase, translating to MNSSSAHNAFALVGDIGGTNARFALWRGEVLESIQILACADYPRPEDAVRDYLQRIGQPLSAIHNVCLACAGPVGSGDFRFTNNHWVIKRDAFRAALGLSHLLLVNDFSTMAWAASRLSEEHLVQVRPGNALEGRAKLIIGPGTGLGVASLMPLPAGGWEVLPCEGGHVDLPVTSERDFALWQLLREKYGHVSAERVLSGSGLENLYRMSCQIDGVEPQCASAAQIGERAMSGDAYADAVLEHFFQWLARVAGNAALTVGALGGVYITGGIVPRFLERFQRSGFAAAFSARGKTSGPYLEQVPVWVMMAEHPGLFGAGVALEQALRAKA from the coding sequence ATGAATTCCAGCAGCGCCCATAACGCATTCGCCCTGGTCGGCGACATTGGTGGCACCAACGCCCGCTTTGCCCTGTGGCGTGGTGAAGTCCTCGAGTCCATCCAGATCCTGGCCTGCGCCGACTACCCGCGCCCGGAGGATGCCGTGCGCGACTACCTCCAGCGTATCGGCCAGCCGCTCTCCGCCATCCACAATGTCTGCCTGGCCTGCGCCGGGCCGGTGGGCTCCGGTGACTTCCGCTTCACCAATAACCATTGGGTGATCAAGCGCGACGCCTTCCGCGCCGCGCTGGGCCTGAGCCATCTATTGCTGGTCAACGACTTCAGCACCATGGCCTGGGCGGCGTCGCGGCTGTCGGAGGAGCACCTGGTGCAGGTGCGCCCCGGCAATGCGCTGGAGGGGCGCGCGAAACTGATCATCGGCCCTGGCACTGGCCTGGGCGTCGCCAGCTTGATGCCGCTGCCGGCCGGCGGTTGGGAGGTGCTGCCCTGCGAGGGTGGGCATGTGGACCTGCCGGTGACCTCGGAGCGCGATTTCGCTCTCTGGCAGCTGCTGCGGGAAAAGTACGGCCATGTGTCCGCCGAGCGAGTGCTCTCTGGCAGCGGTCTGGAAAACCTCTACCGCATGAGCTGTCAGATCGATGGCGTCGAGCCGCAGTGCGCCAGCGCTGCGCAGATCGGCGAGCGCGCCATGAGCGGCGATGCCTACGCCGACGCGGTGCTGGAACACTTCTTCCAGTGGCTGGCGCGGGTTGCCGGCAACGCGGCGCTGACGGTGGGCGCGCTGGGCGGTGTGTACATCACCGGCGGCATCGTTCCGCGCTTCCTCGAACGTTTCCAGCGTAGCGGTTTCGCCGCTGCCTTCTCGGCACGGGGCAAGACCAGTGGGCCGTACCTGGAGCAGGTGCCGGTGTGGGTGATGATGGCGGAGCATCCCGGCCTGTTCGGCGCCGGCGTTGCACTGGAGCAGGCCTTGCGGGCCAAGGCCTGA
- the edd gene encoding phosphogluconate dehydratase, with the protein MHPRVLEVTQRIQARSAATRQRYLDLVKAAATKGPHRGTLPCGNLAHGVAACGESDKQALRLMNQANVAIVSAYNDMLSAHQPLERFPELIKDALRQIGSIGQFAGGVPAMCDGVTQGEPGMELSLASRDVIAMGTAIALSHNMFDAALCLGVCDKIVPGLLIGSLRFGHLPVVFVPAGPMPTGISNKEKAAVRQLFAEGKATREELLASEMASYHAPGTCTFYGTANTNQLLVEVMGLHLPGASFVNPNTPLRDELTREAARQAARLTPENGQFVPMAEIVDEKAMVNSVVALLATGGSTNHTLHLLAIAQAAGIQLTWQDMAELSEVVPTLARIYPNGQADINHFQAAGGMSFLIRQLLDGGLLHEDVQTVVGKGLRRYIQEPFLDEGKLVWREGPAASLDENILRPIDKPFSPEGGLRLMEGNLGRGVMKVSAVAAEHQIVEAPVRIFHDQNSLAAAFKAGELERDLVAVVRFQGPRANGMPELHKLTPFLGVLQDRGFKVALVTDGRMSGASGKVPAAIHVSPEALNGGPLAKLRDGDVVRVDGTTGELRVLVEAAEWDARPLVETPVIDNLGMGRELFAFMRQAFSPAEQGACSFTAELNGSR; encoded by the coding sequence ATGCACCCCCGTGTGCTCGAAGTCACCCAGCGCATCCAGGCCCGCAGCGCGGCCACGCGCCAGCGCTACCTCGACCTGGTCAAGGCAGCCGCCACCAAGGGCCCGCACCGTGGCACGCTGCCCTGCGGCAACCTCGCCCACGGCGTCGCCGCTTGTGGTGAATCCGACAAGCAGGCCCTGCGGCTGATGAACCAGGCCAACGTGGCCATCGTCTCCGCCTACAACGACATGCTTTCCGCGCACCAGCCGCTGGAGCGCTTCCCCGAACTGATCAAGGACGCCCTGCGGCAGATCGGCTCGATCGGCCAGTTCGCCGGCGGCGTGCCGGCCATGTGTGACGGCGTGACCCAGGGCGAGCCGGGGATGGAACTGTCCCTGGCCAGCCGTGACGTGATCGCCATGGGCACCGCCATCGCGCTGTCCCACAACATGTTCGACGCCGCGCTGTGCCTGGGCGTGTGCGACAAGATCGTCCCCGGCCTGCTGATCGGCTCGCTGCGCTTCGGCCACCTGCCGGTGGTCTTCGTGCCCGCAGGCCCCATGCCTACCGGCATCTCCAACAAGGAGAAGGCCGCAGTGCGCCAGCTGTTCGCCGAAGGCAAGGCCACCCGCGAGGAGCTGCTGGCCTCGGAGATGGCCTCCTACCACGCGCCGGGCACCTGCACCTTCTACGGCACCGCCAACACCAACCAGTTGCTGGTTGAAGTGATGGGCCTGCACCTGCCGGGCGCCTCCTTCGTCAACCCGAACACCCCGCTGCGTGACGAGCTGACCCGCGAAGCCGCTCGCCAGGCCGCGCGCCTGACGCCGGAGAACGGCCAGTTCGTGCCAATGGCGGAGATCGTCGACGAGAAGGCCATGGTCAACTCCGTGGTTGCATTGCTGGCCACCGGCGGCTCGACCAACCACACCCTGCACCTGCTGGCCATCGCCCAGGCCGCCGGCATCCAGCTGACCTGGCAGGACATGGCCGAGCTCTCCGAAGTCGTGCCGACCCTGGCGCGCATCTACCCGAACGGCCAGGCCGACATCAACCACTTCCAGGCGGCGGGCGGCATGTCCTTCCTGATCCGCCAGCTGCTCGATGGCGGCCTGCTGCATGAAGACGTGCAGACCGTGGTCGGCAAGGGGCTGCGTCGCTACATCCAGGAGCCCTTCCTCGACGAGGGCAAGCTGGTCTGGCGCGAAGGCCCGGCGGCGAGCCTGGACGAGAACATCCTGCGCCCGATCGACAAGCCGTTCTCCCCGGAAGGCGGCCTGCGCCTGATGGAAGGCAACCTCGGCCGTGGCGTGATGAAGGTGTCCGCCGTGGCGGCGGAGCACCAGATCGTCGAAGCGCCGGTACGCATCTTCCACGACCAGAACAGCCTGGCCGCCGCCTTCAAGGCCGGCGAGTTGGAGCGCGACCTGGTAGCCGTGGTGCGCTTCCAGGGTCCGCGTGCCAACGGCATGCCGGAGCTGCACAAGCTCACACCGTTCCTCGGCGTGCTGCAGGACCGGGGCTTCAAGGTGGCGCTGGTCACCGACGGGCGCATGTCCGGCGCTTCCGGCAAGGTGCCGGCGGCAATCCACGTGTCCCCGGAGGCGCTCAACGGTGGCCCGCTGGCCAAGCTGCGCGATGGCGACGTGGTGCGCGTCGACGGCACCACCGGCGAGCTGCGCGTGCTGGTGGAGGCGGCCGAATGGGACGCTCGTCCGCTGGTGGAAACCCCGGTCATCGATAACCTTGGCATGGGCCGCGAACTCTTCGCCTTCATGCGCCAGGCCTTCAGCCCGGCCGAGCAGGGGGCGTGCAGCTTCACCGCCGAGCTCAACGGCTCGCGCTGA